One region of Lytechinus pictus isolate F3 Inbred chromosome 8, Lp3.0, whole genome shotgun sequence genomic DNA includes:
- the LOC135155208 gene encoding putative nuclease HARBI1 has product MKYFPVQLPQMNGEKWHGLTLTDGTYIMSAEPWTENTWPSEIHQALVTIYYNYKGFYSLILLALVDGNYKFLWADVGNPGSSSDAQVFNHSPLRRGLENGTLGLPDPEPLPDDDRDTLYFLIGDDAFPLRTWMQKPYSNREQTDEERIFNYRLSRARRVVENSFGILAHRWRCLLSTLQLDPEKARTVIMACMCLHNLMRDRFPGLQNIDVDHEDELGNHIPGAWRNAAVLQERVGGGYQANKEGKKLRTYLKHYYNSPVGSLPWQQHMI; this is encoded by the coding sequence ATGAAGTATTTTCCTGTCCAACTACCCCAGATGAATGGAGAGAAGTGGCACGGACTTACGCTGACAGATGGAACTTACATCATGTCTGCGGAGCCTTGGACGGAAAACACGTGGCCATCAGAAATCCACCAGGCTCTGGTTACGATCTATTACAACTACAAGGGTTTCTACAGCCTCATCCTCTTGGCCCTAGTTGATGGCAATTACAAGTTCCTCTGGGCTGACGTTGGTAATCCCGGTTCATCATCGGATGCCCAGGTCTTCAACCACAGCCCGCTGAGACGTGGACTGGAGAATGGTACTCTTGGCCTGCCAGATCCAGAGCCCCTACCAGATGATGACCGAGACACCCTTTACTTCTTAATTGGGGACGACGCCTTCCCTCTCAGGACATGGATGCAGAAGCCGTACTCCAACCGTGAGCAGACCGACGAGGAGAGAATCTTCAACTACCGTCTCTCGAGGGCTCGCCGTGTGGTGGAGAACAGCTTTGGCATCCTTGCCCATCGCTGGAGATGCTTGTTGAGTACCCTACAGCTTGATCCAGAAAAAGCCAGGACAGTCATTATGGCCTGCATGTGCCTTCACAACCTAATGAGAGATCGTTTTCCTGGGCTTCAGAACATTGACGTTGACCATGAAGATGAGTTGGGCAACCACATCCCTGGGGCATGGAGAAACGCAGCAGTTCTGCAGGAACGAGTTGGCGGAGGCTACCAGGCAAACAAAGAGGGCAAGAAGCTGAGAACTTACCTGAAGCACTACTACAACAGTCCAGTTGGAAGCCTGCCCTGGCAACAACACATGATATAG